One stretch of Schlesneria sp. DSM 10557 DNA includes these proteins:
- a CDS encoding sigma-70 family RNA polymerase sigma factor, with amino-acid sequence MNRNEEFIKLLTSSQSALYACILALLPDRVAAQDILQETNLTLWRKMDEFEIGTNFMAWATRIARYHILNYRRRLSRDRRVFDEPLFEELCEIQSERCDDANAYSDALRRCLARLPADQRELLMSRYSSGGSVKQIAESRQQSVGAISQALYRIRETLVNCVSQQVQGRES; translated from the coding sequence GTGAATCGGAACGAGGAATTTATCAAACTTCTCACGTCATCTCAGTCGGCGTTGTACGCCTGCATTCTTGCGCTGCTTCCCGACCGGGTCGCCGCTCAGGACATCCTGCAGGAGACGAATCTGACATTGTGGCGAAAAATGGACGAGTTTGAGATCGGCACGAACTTCATGGCATGGGCGACCCGCATTGCGAGATACCATATTCTGAACTACCGCCGCCGGCTCTCTCGTGATCGACGCGTATTCGATGAACCGCTTTTTGAGGAACTGTGTGAGATTCAATCGGAGCGGTGCGACGATGCGAACGCGTACTCAGACGCGCTGCGGCGATGCCTGGCGAGACTCCCTGCTGATCAGCGGGAACTTCTGATGAGCCGATATTCATCAGGGGGCTCCGTCAAGCAGATCGCCGAATCGCGTCAACAATCCGTGGGTGCCATATCTCAGGCCCTCTATCGAATCCGGGAAACTCTGGTGAACTGCGTTTCCCAGCAGGTTCAGGGGAGAGAATCGTGA
- the dnaE gene encoding DNA polymerase III subunit alpha yields MSDASPALASPAPSLQFAHLHCHTHYSLLDGANRVDQVVKKVKNAGMNALAITDHGNLYGALEFYNECRGASINPILGLEAYIAPGSRFDKSGARGVKDACYHLTLLAMNAVGFQNLVKLSSAAFLEGFYHRPRIDKEILEAHSEGLILLSGCAAGELSQLLLAGKDEEAERLTAWYSKVFGDRLYMEIQNAGFAIQKQCMDMTVDLANRMGLPLVATNDAHYLNQSDAAMHDVLLCVNTKVERSDISRMKMDTDQLFVRTPEEMYAAFPGFEDAVARSQEIANRIDIQLDLKSRHYPVFQPPGGKRDIEYLRELVYEGMEFRYGKDGITDAHRERAEFELAVIEKMGYASYFLIVWDFVRFAVEQGIPCSARGSACGALVAYVLRLSHVCPLEYDLLFERFLDPSRTEPPDIDIDFCRDRRQLVIDYTKQKYGSANVSQIGTFGTLKAKAAIRDVARVLSIPPKDVDVIAKMVPETLNITLDEAIAESAELKELYNSDPKIREVLDLAKQIEGLARSAGTHAAGVVVSDQPISQYIPLQTISGKTDVITQWEGPTVEKAGLLKMDFLGLRNLTILDKAVKNVKKHRGIEIDPVKLPLDDKATFALLQRGETKGIFQLESGGMRDLLTKMKPDKFADIIATSALYRPGPLEGGMVMTYVEVKHKRQPLPRLHPIIDAILDETYGVMVYQEQVMRILNRLGGIELPQSYQCIKAISKKKLETIAKYRAQFLEGASQNNLASDKAVELFEMIEKFAGYGFNKSHSTAYGAVAYQTAYLKAHYPQEFMAALLSCELGETDKLVEHVDDCRRMGITILPPDINVGDVEFSVLGDKLTFGLGAIKGVGEGAIGAIIAERNQNGPYKDVFSIAERCDSKQVTKGVLELLVKAGALDCLGGHRAQQFAVIERAVQGAAAIQRDKQRGQKNLFGGDDDEEVTAPGAAPSTMPEVPEWSKREMLAFEKEALGFFLTSHPLAEMAFTIKQFSTHQVKELIDAGENEEVILGGMVSAIKKAQTKKPSRNGHTKYVNFDFEDPTGVVRCIMWPEEFARLGEKVEQEQVRFVRGKVDKRSREPNVIVDAMWTLEEVEKEFTKQVLIKFQKGLHDLRVIERVRDIIQKTPGKAEIVLVVDAKEEGKSRCRYVTHKPLEQKISVNREMRRELTETLGEENIRFVADLKKKAVGQSVGR; encoded by the coding sequence ATGTCCGACGCCTCGCCCGCCCTTGCTTCTCCTGCCCCGTCTCTGCAATTCGCTCATCTGCACTGCCATACTCACTACAGCTTGCTGGATGGGGCGAATCGTGTTGATCAGGTGGTCAAAAAGGTGAAGAACGCGGGGATGAATGCGCTCGCGATTACCGACCACGGAAACCTGTATGGGGCACTGGAGTTCTATAACGAGTGCCGTGGCGCGAGTATCAATCCGATCCTGGGTCTGGAAGCGTACATCGCTCCGGGGTCCCGCTTTGATAAATCGGGGGCGCGAGGGGTCAAGGATGCCTGTTACCATTTGACTCTGCTGGCCATGAACGCAGTGGGGTTTCAGAACCTTGTGAAGCTCTCTTCGGCGGCGTTCCTCGAAGGCTTTTATCATCGCCCTCGTATCGATAAGGAAATTCTCGAAGCGCACAGCGAAGGACTGATTCTGCTGTCCGGTTGCGCCGCAGGTGAGCTTTCGCAGTTGCTGCTGGCTGGCAAGGATGAGGAAGCCGAGCGGTTAACGGCCTGGTACTCCAAGGTCTTTGGCGATCGGCTTTACATGGAGATCCAGAACGCCGGCTTCGCCATTCAGAAGCAGTGTATGGATATGACAGTCGATCTCGCGAACCGGATGGGGCTGCCCCTCGTCGCGACCAACGACGCTCACTATCTGAACCAGTCTGATGCTGCGATGCACGACGTGCTGCTGTGCGTCAATACGAAGGTTGAACGGTCTGACATCTCACGGATGAAGATGGACACCGACCAGTTGTTCGTCCGTACTCCGGAAGAAATGTACGCGGCGTTTCCCGGGTTCGAAGATGCGGTCGCCCGCTCGCAGGAGATCGCCAATCGAATCGATATTCAGCTCGACCTGAAGTCGCGTCACTATCCGGTCTTCCAGCCACCCGGCGGCAAACGCGACATCGAATACCTGCGTGAACTTGTCTACGAAGGGATGGAGTTCCGATACGGCAAAGATGGGATCACGGACGCCCATCGCGAGCGGGCCGAGTTCGAGTTGGCTGTGATCGAGAAGATGGGCTATGCGAGCTACTTCCTGATCGTCTGGGACTTCGTGCGATTCGCCGTGGAACAGGGGATTCCCTGCAGTGCCCGTGGATCGGCGTGTGGAGCACTGGTGGCGTATGTACTCAGGCTGAGCCACGTCTGCCCGCTCGAATACGACTTGCTGTTTGAACGATTCCTGGACCCCAGCCGAACCGAACCGCCCGATATCGATATCGACTTCTGCCGCGATCGTCGGCAACTGGTCATCGACTACACCAAGCAAAAGTATGGTTCCGCCAACGTTTCGCAGATTGGAACTTTTGGAACGCTGAAGGCGAAGGCGGCGATTCGCGACGTCGCTCGCGTTCTGTCCATCCCCCCGAAGGATGTTGACGTCATTGCGAAGATGGTTCCGGAAACGCTGAACATCACTCTCGATGAAGCAATCGCGGAAAGTGCTGAGCTCAAGGAACTTTACAACAGCGATCCCAAGATTCGTGAAGTTCTGGACCTGGCAAAGCAGATCGAAGGGCTTGCGCGCAGTGCGGGAACCCATGCGGCAGGGGTCGTGGTCTCTGATCAGCCGATTTCCCAGTACATTCCTCTGCAAACGATCAGTGGCAAGACCGACGTCATTACGCAGTGGGAAGGTCCGACCGTCGAGAAAGCCGGTCTGCTCAAGATGGACTTCCTCGGTCTGCGGAACCTGACCATTCTCGACAAGGCGGTGAAGAATGTGAAAAAGCACCGGGGTATCGAGATCGACCCGGTGAAGCTGCCGCTGGATGACAAGGCGACCTTCGCACTCTTGCAGCGGGGGGAAACCAAAGGGATCTTCCAGCTCGAATCCGGCGGGATGCGTGACCTGCTCACCAAGATGAAGCCGGACAAGTTTGCCGACATCATCGCGACCTCGGCGCTGTATCGTCCCGGTCCCCTGGAAGGGGGGATGGTGATGACGTATGTGGAGGTCAAGCACAAACGGCAACCGCTGCCCCGACTGCATCCGATCATCGACGCCATTCTGGATGAGACCTATGGCGTCATGGTTTACCAGGAGCAGGTGATGCGGATCCTGAACCGGCTGGGGGGCATCGAACTACCCCAGTCGTATCAGTGTATTAAGGCGATCAGTAAGAAAAAGCTGGAAACGATTGCCAAGTATCGCGCCCAGTTCCTGGAAGGGGCCAGCCAAAACAATCTGGCCTCAGATAAAGCCGTTGAACTGTTCGAAATGATTGAAAAGTTCGCTGGCTACGGCTTCAACAAAAGTCACAGTACGGCCTACGGGGCGGTGGCTTATCAGACGGCCTATCTGAAAGCCCACTATCCCCAGGAGTTCATGGCCGCGCTGCTGTCGTGCGAACTGGGCGAAACGGACAAGCTGGTCGAACACGTCGATGACTGCCGTCGCATGGGGATCACCATCCTGCCCCCCGATATCAATGTCGGTGACGTTGAGTTCTCGGTGCTGGGGGACAAGCTCACCTTCGGACTGGGAGCGATCAAAGGGGTCGGGGAAGGGGCGATCGGTGCTATTATCGCCGAGCGGAATCAGAATGGCCCCTACAAAGACGTCTTCTCGATCGCAGAACGCTGTGATTCCAAGCAGGTGACGAAGGGGGTTCTGGAACTTCTTGTCAAAGCGGGTGCGCTCGATTGTCTGGGAGGACACCGTGCACAACAGTTTGCGGTGATTGAGCGGGCGGTCCAGGGTGCTGCGGCCATTCAGCGTGACAAGCAGCGGGGACAGAAAAACCTCTTCGGCGGAGATGACGACGAAGAAGTCACGGCCCCCGGTGCGGCACCTTCGACGATGCCGGAAGTTCCGGAATGGTCCAAACGGGAGATGCTGGCCTTCGAGAAAGAGGCGCTCGGTTTCTTCCTGACGTCACATCCCCTGGCTGAGATGGCGTTCACGATCAAACAGTTCTCGACTCATCAGGTGAAAGAGTTGATCGACGCGGGGGAAAATGAGGAAGTGATCCTCGGCGGGATGGTTTCGGCCATCAAGAAGGCTCAGACGAAGAAGCCGAGTCGCAATGGTCACACCAAGTATGTGAACTTCGATTTTGAAGATCCGACCGGCGTGGTGCGGTGCATTATGTGGCCGGAAGAATTTGCCCGACTGGGGGAAAAAGTCGAACAGGAGCAAGTTCGGTTCGTGCGGGGGAAAGTCGACAAACGCAGCCGTGAACCGAACGTGATCGTGGATGCGATGTGGACACTCGAAGAAGTCGAGAAGGAATTCACAAAGCAGGTTCTGATCAAGTTCCAGAAGGGGCTGCACGATCTCCGCGTCATCGAACGGGTTCGTGATATCATCCAGAAGACGCCCGGCAAAGCCGAAATTGTGCTGGTCGTGGACGCCAAGGAAGAAGGAAAAAGTCGCTGCCGCTACGTGACACACAAGCCGCTGGAGCAGAAGATCAGCGTGAACCGTGAGATGCGTCGGGAACTGACCGAGACACTGGGGGAAGAGAACATCCGCTTCGTCGCCGACCTGAAGAAGAAAGCGGTCGGACAGAGTGTGGGTCGCTAA
- a CDS encoding efflux RND transporter permease subunit: MIQKLLDWSVANPLIVMILTAGLIIGGGYAFTHVNVEAYPDPTPAIIDVVAQFPGAGAELVERQVTIPLEVALAGIPGLETTRSQSQFGLCFIRNQFRFGKEYHVARQDVLNRLSTVSLPAGVEAGISPASVIGEVLRYTLRSPADPITGAPVYTLNDLQALQDFVVERELKRVPGVAGVSGVGGSVKRYEVQPDPQRLRQYGVTLEQIQHALEHANGSGSGDNVVMGEQTSVVMSMGLLGQGQDPHQRVLEQPDPTVAARVLAAEAARRCLELRQVVVKAVNNVPVRIDQLVDGGPLLNSDGTSRVDDRMLASRGVVVSHVTRLGQASISYPKVHPDGSRVVNQDGTLAWQDEDDVIQGIVLLTKGEESLPALKRVFARIDALHESGKLLPGVRIDTYYDRTTLIDRTTKTVNENLLVGMALVTTILLMFLGNVRAALIAAINIPLALLFAFSVLFMRGKSANLLSIGAVDFGIIVDSTVIIVESIYRQLSRGEHADLPLARRISMAAGAVQRSLVYATAVMVCALLPLFAMTGPEGQIFGPMADTYAFSLAGALVLAIAVSPVLCLLLLRNVRPKPENRLARGLQWLYTIQLQAALKFRWLVLAGFLAAAGLTGIVAAQMGREFMPELEEGSILIRGVFPINISFDEVVSRSRKARQLLQHFSEVSVVPTTIGRPNDGMDTGGYYLLQANLPLRSQHDWPIDPARGRHRTKPELIADMKQTLEQHFPGVEWDFSQIIRDNVLEALSGVKGANSIKIFGPDLALLEETAMKVRDKLNTVPGVVNAGIFRNQGQSNLELPVDRQKCARWNVSAADVQAVIQSAVGGRKVTEMIEGEKTFDVTIRWPEQLRADEQAILNIPVPVGNNITQDLQIALAKTPVSGGAVGLTAIGTTMPFPSATGSSFNAASVAVGVPTRRLGDLVTPRDAEGNLDPSGTFLRPGASTIYREQGERLIAIKFDVVGRDLASAVAEARRVVEPTIQRPYRAEWSGEFQQMEAAEQRMLQMFALSMTLICIMLYLAFRSFLDAAVVLANVLAMGVGGVWALKVAGLYFNISAAVGFISILGVAVMNGLLLISTFNGMRSHGVELREALLKGTGQLVRPILMTALAAMLGLLPAAISTEMGSECQKPLAVVVVGGMLCTILCLNLVPVLYSFYGNRTPPEGAAAVAH, encoded by the coding sequence ATGATCCAGAAACTACTCGATTGGTCCGTTGCCAATCCCCTGATTGTCATGATTCTGACTGCCGGACTGATCATCGGCGGGGGTTATGCATTTACGCACGTCAATGTCGAAGCGTACCCGGACCCCACACCGGCCATCATTGATGTCGTCGCGCAATTTCCGGGTGCGGGTGCCGAACTGGTCGAACGACAGGTGACCATCCCGCTCGAAGTGGCCCTCGCCGGGATCCCCGGCTTGGAAACAACCCGCAGCCAGTCACAGTTCGGGCTTTGCTTCATCCGGAACCAGTTCCGCTTTGGTAAAGAATATCACGTTGCCCGACAGGATGTGTTGAACCGTCTCTCGACAGTCTCGCTGCCCGCAGGTGTCGAGGCCGGTATTTCGCCCGCGTCCGTGATCGGAGAAGTGCTGCGGTACACACTCCGGAGTCCCGCGGATCCGATTACAGGAGCCCCCGTCTACACGCTGAACGACCTGCAGGCACTCCAGGACTTTGTCGTTGAACGCGAATTGAAACGGGTTCCCGGTGTCGCTGGGGTCAGCGGTGTCGGCGGCAGTGTGAAGCGTTACGAGGTCCAGCCCGACCCTCAGCGATTGCGACAATACGGGGTCACATTGGAGCAGATCCAGCACGCCCTGGAGCACGCCAACGGCTCAGGAAGCGGCGACAACGTCGTCATGGGCGAACAGACCAGCGTCGTAATGTCGATGGGCCTGCTGGGACAGGGACAGGATCCTCACCAGCGCGTCCTGGAACAGCCCGACCCGACAGTCGCCGCACGGGTTCTCGCCGCGGAAGCGGCACGCCGGTGCCTGGAACTGCGTCAGGTGGTGGTCAAGGCCGTCAACAATGTTCCGGTGCGTATCGATCAGTTGGTCGATGGCGGACCGCTGCTGAACTCAGATGGAACATCGCGCGTCGACGACCGGATGCTCGCCTCGCGCGGTGTTGTCGTATCACACGTGACGCGACTCGGACAGGCTTCGATTAGCTATCCCAAAGTTCACCCCGATGGAAGCCGGGTGGTCAATCAGGACGGGACGCTCGCCTGGCAGGACGAAGACGACGTCATTCAGGGGATCGTCCTGCTGACCAAAGGGGAAGAATCCCTCCCCGCACTGAAACGGGTCTTCGCCAGAATCGATGCGCTGCATGAATCAGGCAAGCTGCTGCCGGGCGTCAGGATCGATACGTACTACGACCGCACCACACTCATCGACCGCACGACAAAAACCGTGAATGAGAATCTGCTGGTCGGAATGGCGCTCGTCACGACGATCCTGCTGATGTTTCTTGGGAATGTCCGCGCGGCACTGATCGCCGCGATTAACATCCCTCTGGCTTTGCTGTTCGCCTTCAGCGTCCTGTTCATGCGAGGAAAATCGGCGAACCTCCTCTCGATCGGGGCCGTCGACTTCGGCATCATCGTCGATTCGACGGTGATCATCGTCGAGAGCATCTATCGCCAGCTGTCGCGTGGCGAACATGCGGACCTTCCCCTGGCTCGGCGGATCAGCATGGCAGCGGGAGCCGTCCAGCGCAGCCTGGTCTATGCGACGGCCGTCATGGTCTGTGCCCTGCTCCCCCTGTTTGCAATGACGGGTCCCGAGGGCCAGATTTTTGGTCCCATGGCCGACACCTACGCATTCTCACTCGCCGGAGCACTGGTGCTGGCGATTGCGGTTTCTCCCGTGCTCTGCCTGCTGCTGCTGCGGAACGTGCGTCCCAAACCCGAGAACCGCCTCGCACGTGGACTGCAATGGCTCTACACGATCCAGCTTCAGGCAGCCCTGAAGTTCCGGTGGCTGGTGCTGGCCGGATTCCTCGCCGCCGCGGGACTGACGGGGATCGTCGCCGCCCAGATGGGACGGGAATTCATGCCCGAGCTGGAAGAAGGAAGCATCCTGATTCGAGGAGTCTTCCCGATCAACATTTCCTTCGATGAAGTCGTTTCCCGCAGCCGCAAGGCACGCCAGCTCCTCCAGCACTTTTCCGAAGTGAGCGTCGTACCGACCACGATCGGTCGACCGAACGACGGGATGGATACCGGGGGGTACTACCTGCTTCAGGCGAACCTCCCTTTGCGGTCCCAGCATGACTGGCCCATCGACCCCGCTCGCGGACGGCACCGCACCAAACCCGAACTGATCGCCGACATGAAGCAGACACTGGAACAGCACTTCCCCGGTGTCGAGTGGGATTTCTCGCAAATCATCCGTGACAACGTGCTGGAAGCACTCTCGGGAGTCAAAGGGGCAAACTCCATCAAGATCTTCGGTCCCGACCTGGCTTTGCTCGAAGAAACCGCGATGAAGGTCCGGGACAAACTGAATACGGTCCCCGGAGTCGTCAATGCGGGGATCTTCCGAAATCAGGGGCAGTCCAATCTGGAACTGCCCGTTGATCGCCAGAAATGTGCCCGCTGGAATGTCTCTGCTGCCGATGTCCAAGCGGTCATTCAGTCAGCCGTCGGTGGACGGAAGGTGACGGAAATGATCGAGGGGGAAAAAACCTTCGATGTGACAATTCGCTGGCCCGAACAACTCCGTGCGGACGAACAGGCCATTCTGAATATCCCGGTCCCGGTCGGCAACAACATTACCCAGGACCTGCAAATCGCACTTGCCAAGACCCCCGTCAGTGGCGGCGCGGTCGGCCTGACGGCCATCGGAACGACCATGCCCTTCCCTTCGGCCACCGGCAGCAGCTTTAACGCGGCCTCGGTCGCGGTGGGTGTTCCTACCCGAAGACTCGGAGATCTGGTCACCCCGCGGGATGCTGAAGGAAATCTCGATCCCTCCGGCACCTTTCTGCGGCCCGGCGCTTCAACCATTTACCGCGAACAGGGCGAACGCCTGATCGCCATTAAGTTCGACGTGGTCGGAAGAGACCTCGCCAGTGCCGTCGCCGAAGCCCGTCGAGTGGTTGAACCGACAATCCAGCGTCCCTACCGTGCAGAGTGGAGCGGCGAATTCCAGCAGATGGAAGCAGCCGAACAGCGCATGCTTCAAATGTTCGCCTTGTCCATGACTCTGATCTGCATCATGCTGTATCTCGCCTTCCGATCGTTCCTCGACGCTGCCGTCGTGCTGGCGAACGTGCTGGCGATGGGAGTGGGAGGGGTCTGGGCACTGAAAGTCGCGGGGCTCTATTTCAACATCTCTGCAGCGGTTGGCTTTATCTCGATTCTCGGGGTGGCGGTCATGAACGGCCTGCTGCTGATTTCCACCTTCAACGGGATGCGGTCCCACGGCGTCGAACTGCGTGAGGCGCTCTTGAAAGGGACAGGGCAACTCGTCCGCCCGATTCTCATGACGGCACTGGCCGCCATGCTGGGGTTGCTCCCTGCGGCAATCTCGACCGAAATGGGGTCAGAATGCCAGAAGCCGCTTGCGGTTGTCGTGGTGGGGGGAATGCTGTGTACGATCCTGTGCCTCAACCTCGTCCCGGTCCTCTACAGCTTCTACGGAAATCGAACTCCCCCTGAAGGAGCCGCCGCCGTCGCTCACTAG
- a CDS encoding TolC family protein — translation MPSHLNSLTRLPLFIASACLIGCQSAQKPTRLDYGVSREKQRGRVEQSFAATPPGKSGSSARSAESADRTGAPGESSLSEMEGELSSAEVKPVSWEEPPTPLSDNDRTSLAADIAATTGQPLTLDELQQLALAGNPTLRQAGSMLQQAEGNWLQVGLYPNPVAGYDGTGNNGPFDQQGAFLSQNIVTANKLQLNRAVAAHDMERARWDVETQTLRVINEIQIRYVAALAAQKQVAVAEELLRVAEEGIRISEQLREGEAVSRADVLQARLQYSQTQILLQNAHYHAAATWKQLGNVIGWPDLPQRPLEGNLTDEVPELDWETAWSQTLCNSPQLHAAQSRMAAAVVQVQREKVQMIPDLRVSGNAWYDTISPPTLMLGVNVGVAVPIFDRNQGNINAAVGQLNAARAEVTRLELVLRDRLAQAFARYESARNQVHTYKETILPTAEENLSLTVKNYEEGEFDFLRVLTARRYLFDANVNYVSALSEMKTSAIEIQGMLLTGGLDPLESDPTPANQAGQTGGPGN, via the coding sequence ATGCCAAGCCACTTGAACTCATTGACTCGCCTGCCCCTCTTCATCGCCTCGGCCTGCCTCATCGGCTGCCAGAGCGCCCAGAAACCCACGCGACTCGACTACGGAGTGTCGCGAGAAAAACAACGGGGACGCGTCGAGCAATCGTTCGCCGCGACCCCTCCCGGGAAATCAGGCTCCTCAGCCCGTTCGGCAGAATCGGCTGATCGAACGGGCGCTCCCGGGGAGTCTTCGTTGTCCGAGATGGAAGGGGAGTTGTCGTCGGCAGAGGTGAAACCGGTCTCGTGGGAAGAACCTCCCACCCCCCTCTCCGACAACGACAGGACGAGTCTCGCAGCGGACATTGCTGCCACCACCGGACAGCCCCTGACGCTGGATGAACTGCAGCAACTGGCACTCGCGGGTAACCCGACATTGCGTCAGGCCGGTTCCATGCTGCAGCAGGCCGAAGGAAACTGGTTACAGGTCGGTCTCTATCCCAACCCGGTCGCCGGGTATGACGGCACCGGGAATAACGGGCCGTTTGACCAGCAGGGTGCTTTCCTCTCACAGAACATTGTCACCGCCAACAAGCTGCAACTGAATCGCGCCGTGGCGGCTCACGATATGGAACGAGCTCGTTGGGACGTCGAAACTCAGACGCTGCGCGTGATCAACGAAATTCAGATCCGGTACGTTGCCGCGCTGGCCGCTCAGAAGCAGGTGGCGGTCGCCGAGGAACTGCTGCGGGTCGCCGAAGAGGGGATTCGGATCTCGGAACAGTTGCGTGAAGGTGAAGCCGTTTCCCGGGCCGACGTGCTTCAGGCACGTCTGCAGTACAGCCAGACCCAGATCCTGCTTCAGAATGCCCATTATCATGCGGCAGCAACCTGGAAACAGTTGGGTAACGTCATCGGCTGGCCCGACCTGCCACAGCGTCCTCTTGAGGGAAATCTGACCGACGAGGTCCCTGAACTCGATTGGGAGACTGCCTGGTCGCAAACCCTCTGCAACAGCCCGCAACTCCACGCGGCTCAATCCCGCATGGCGGCCGCCGTGGTGCAGGTGCAGCGTGAAAAGGTGCAGATGATTCCCGACCTGCGTGTTTCAGGAAACGCCTGGTACGACACGATCAGCCCTCCGACGCTCATGCTCGGCGTGAATGTCGGCGTCGCCGTCCCCATCTTCGACCGGAACCAGGGAAACATCAACGCCGCCGTAGGCCAACTGAACGCTGCCCGGGCCGAAGTCACACGGCTGGAACTGGTCTTGCGTGATCGACTGGCCCAAGCCTTCGCCCGCTACGAATCAGCCCGCAACCAGGTGCACACGTACAAAGAAACGATTCTTCCTACCGCCGAAGAGAACCTGTCACTCACCGTCAAAAACTATGAGGAAGGTGAGTTCGACTTCCTTCGCGTGCTGACCGCCCGACGCTATCTGTTCGATGCCAACGTCAACTACGTCTCTGCCCTGTCAGAAATGAAAACCTCGGCCATCGAAATTCAGGGGATGCTGCTGACCGGCGGACTCGATCCCCTCGAATCCGACCCCACCCCGGCCAATCAGGCGGGCCAGACCGGCGGACCCGGAAACTGA
- a CDS encoding DUF2784 domain-containing protein — MSLLYRFAADAVVLFHMAYALTVVLGLPLTWIGILRGQQWVRNFWWRCGHLAMIGIVVAEAWAGIPCPLTVWEQKLRSLAGEQTYSGDFIANLVHNWLFYEAPQWAFTTVYSLFGLLVFISFVVAPPRLPGRGKLPGEAS, encoded by the coding sequence ATGTCACTCTTGTATCGATTCGCCGCTGACGCTGTTGTGCTGTTTCATATGGCCTACGCGCTGACTGTCGTACTCGGGTTGCCGCTGACCTGGATCGGCATCTTGCGAGGGCAGCAATGGGTACGAAATTTCTGGTGGCGCTGTGGCCATCTCGCGATGATCGGGATCGTGGTGGCGGAAGCCTGGGCGGGTATTCCCTGCCCGCTGACAGTCTGGGAGCAGAAACTGAGGTCGCTGGCCGGGGAACAAACCTACTCGGGCGATTTTATTGCGAATCTTGTCCACAACTGGCTGTTCTACGAAGCACCGCAGTGGGCCTTCACGACGGTCTACTCGCTATTTGGATTGCTCGTCTTCATTTCCTTCGTCGTCGCCCCACCCCGTTTGCCGGGGCGGGGGAAGCTGCCTGGCGAAGCGTCTTGA
- a CDS encoding efflux RND transporter periplasmic adaptor subunit, whose protein sequence is MKPFVTGMGLGAALVAVALGVGISLHYVQFSAGQSHKADPHSPSGSPLPTSEETPLVTRTGTEELHVPAEIANKMGMDTAVVAEAASPIALPSFQGVLALDNDHLSRVHARFGGEVVEIGKSTDGSDPTLRVGERVRKGDLLAVVWSTDLGQKKSDLVDSMTKLRAEEELRDRLKKLFDTGAGAGRNYRDAEKDVQIRLVEIASLERTLRTWRVTDDDFAEIRAETNRVAKADELHETTMPVSEAREWARVEVRAPISGVILEKNAVVGDIVGTDTDLFKIGDISHLAVWVHVYEEDLPILEKLPRPIQWTVELPSQPGKAFTGTLEKVGAVIDPTQHTALATGRVENTDGKLKIGQFVTVKIQMPAPEHELELPSTSVVESGRDSFVFVRQGNNDELYARKPVKVVRRFRDRVYIDRDEKGIQDGDIVITSGALMLQNVMDQLPNPAEMPPQGLVIAAPGTVPDRKLQ, encoded by the coding sequence ATGAAGCCATTCGTGACAGGGATGGGACTGGGTGCAGCGCTGGTAGCGGTCGCCCTCGGTGTGGGGATCTCTTTGCATTATGTTCAGTTCTCCGCTGGTCAATCCCACAAGGCAGACCCCCACAGCCCGTCGGGTTCACCTCTCCCGACCTCGGAAGAAACCCCTCTGGTGACCAGAACCGGTACGGAAGAACTGCACGTCCCTGCGGAAATCGCGAACAAAATGGGAATGGACACCGCCGTCGTTGCCGAGGCAGCGAGTCCCATCGCACTTCCCAGCTTTCAGGGGGTGCTGGCGCTCGACAATGACCATCTCTCACGCGTGCACGCCCGGTTTGGCGGCGAGGTCGTCGAGATTGGCAAATCGACCGATGGCTCTGACCCAACTTTGCGAGTGGGCGAACGAGTCCGCAAAGGCGATCTTCTGGCGGTCGTCTGGAGTACCGACCTGGGCCAGAAGAAAAGTGATCTGGTCGACTCGATGACCAAGCTTCGCGCGGAAGAAGAACTGAGGGACCGACTGAAAAAGCTGTTCGACACTGGTGCCGGTGCCGGACGGAATTACCGCGACGCGGAAAAAGATGTGCAGATTCGGCTGGTCGAAATCGCCAGTCTCGAACGTACGCTGCGAACCTGGCGCGTGACCGACGACGACTTCGCCGAGATTCGTGCAGAGACAAATCGAGTCGCCAAGGCGGACGAACTGCACGAGACGACCATGCCCGTTTCCGAAGCGCGTGAGTGGGCCCGAGTCGAAGTCCGTGCTCCGATCAGCGGCGTCATTCTTGAAAAGAACGCCGTCGTCGGGGATATCGTGGGAACCGACACCGACCTGTTCAAGATCGGCGACATCTCGCACCTGGCCGTCTGGGTCCACGTTTACGAGGAAGACCTTCCCATCCTGGAAAAACTCCCCCGGCCAATCCAGTGGACGGTCGAACTCCCCTCTCAACCCGGCAAGGCGTTCACGGGAACCCTCGAGAAAGTCGGAGCGGTCATCGACCCGACTCAGCACACGGCACTTGCCACGGGCCGCGTCGAAAACACAGATGGCAAACTGAAGATCGGTCAGTTCGTGACGGTGAAGATCCAGATGCCCGCCCCCGAACATGAACTCGAGCTTCCCTCCACATCGGTCGTCGAAAGTGGACGTGACAGCTTTGTCTTTGTACGCCAGGGAAACAACGACGAACTCTACGCGCGCAAGCCGGTCAAGGTTGTCCGCCGCTTCCGCGACAGGGTCTATATCGATCGGGATGAAAAAGGGATTCAAGATGGCGACATCGTCATCACCTCGGGTGCCCTGATGCTGCAGAACGTGATGGACCAGCTTCCCAACCCCGCCGAGATGCCGCCGCAAGGTCTGGTTATCGCTGCACCCGGGACGGTTCCGGACAGGAAACTGCAATAA